The following proteins are encoded in a genomic region of Aerococcaceae bacterium DSM 111021:
- a CDS encoding amino acid ABC transporter ATP-binding protein — protein sequence MATVKVRELKKSFDDNEVLKSIDMNVASGEVVCIIGPSGSGKSTLLRCLNRLEDINGGSVNINGIDVSQQETNINKVRENIGMVFQHFNLFPHLTVKGNITLAPVETGKLSKAEADEKALALLDQVGLSDKADAYPSSLSGGQKQRVAIARALAMDPDIMLFDEPTSALDPEMVGDVLNVMKDLAAQGMTMVVVTHEMGFAREVGDRVIFMDGGYIVEEDDPDVLFTNPKESRTKEFLDKVL from the coding sequence ATGGCAACAGTAAAAGTTAGAGAATTAAAGAAAAGTTTTGACGATAATGAAGTCTTAAAATCAATTGATATGAACGTCGCATCAGGAGAAGTTGTTTGTATTATCGGTCCATCAGGATCGGGTAAATCAACTTTACTAAGATGTTTAAATCGTCTTGAAGATATTAATGGTGGTAGTGTGAATATTAATGGTATCGATGTGAGCCAACAAGAAACGAATATCAACAAGGTTCGTGAGAATATCGGGATGGTGTTCCAGCATTTTAACTTGTTCCCGCATTTGACTGTTAAAGGAAACATTACATTAGCGCCAGTTGAGACAGGTAAATTATCAAAAGCAGAAGCGGATGAAAAAGCACTTGCGCTACTGGATCAAGTAGGTCTATCAGACAAAGCAGATGCATATCCAAGTTCGTTATCAGGTGGGCAAAAGCAGCGTGTCGCAATTGCACGTGCATTAGCGATGGATCCAGATATTATGTTATTCGATGAGCCCACGTCTGCGCTTGATCCAGAGATGGTTGGAGATGTGTTGAATGTTATGAAGGACTTAGCAGCTCAAGGTATGACTATGGTTGTTGTGACGCATGAGATGGGCTTCGCCCGTGAAGTTGGAGACCGCGTTATCTTTATGGATGGTGGGTATATTGTGGAAGAAGACGACCCAGATGTGCTATTCACAAATCCAAAAGAAAGTCGTACGAAAGAGTTTTTAGATAAGGTGCTTTAA
- a CDS encoding ATP-binding protein, translated as MAVKVRRKDADNIIKALEAGVVPTRGIEHLLVGRRNEVEEVIRILESVSEGNSDLRIWVGDFGSGKSFMLQTIENLAQQKNFVSSTVDLTPNRRLYASDGSAVALYKEIMDNLVTKSAQAGNVLNTIIEEWIMTVLQKVGAKRGVTQTEMMDVAYASDVENEILDITTSFHSVGLSYEVGQALIQYYHGLINNQRQLTVQAIRWLRGDIRTVTESKKELGINRVIKDDNWYDALKTMAELFLDIGYSGFVVNFDEAVNMYKLANGISRERNYERVLNIYNECKSDIARGLFVNFGATRKTVYDQRRGMASYGALQGRLGLEESLDSEYVNTDRTALALKPLTNEEIYTLLANLLNVYQVNYGIDIDFSEEAIIRYMEAQLNRPGAAEFLTPRAVIKDFIELLAIMRQNPGVSAEMALNNKFGEIATPVEKDEDDDDDLIEVI; from the coding sequence ATGGCGGTGAAAGTTAGACGTAAAGATGCAGACAATATCATTAAAGCTTTGGAGGCTGGTGTTGTTCCAACGAGAGGAATTGAACATCTACTAGTGGGCCGACGCAACGAAGTTGAGGAAGTTATTCGCATCTTAGAATCTGTTTCAGAGGGAAATAGTGATTTGCGAATTTGGGTTGGGGATTTTGGTAGTGGAAAAAGTTTCATGCTACAAACGATTGAAAATTTAGCCCAACAAAAAAACTTTGTTAGTTCGACTGTTGATTTAACACCAAACCGTCGTCTTTATGCAAGTGACGGTAGTGCGGTTGCTTTGTATAAAGAGATTATGGATAATTTAGTAACCAAATCAGCTCAAGCTGGGAATGTACTCAACACCATTATTGAAGAATGGATTATGACGGTGCTTCAAAAAGTAGGAGCAAAGCGTGGAGTCACTCAAACTGAGATGATGGATGTCGCTTACGCGAGTGATGTTGAGAATGAGATATTAGACATTACGACGTCATTTCATTCAGTTGGTTTATCTTACGAAGTTGGACAAGCGCTTATCCAGTATTATCATGGCTTGATCAATAACCAGCGCCAATTGACGGTTCAAGCGATTCGGTGGTTGCGAGGAGATATTCGCACTGTAACTGAAAGTAAGAAAGAGCTTGGCATTAACCGAGTGATTAAAGATGATAATTGGTATGATGCTCTCAAGACAATGGCTGAATTATTCTTAGATATTGGCTACAGTGGCTTTGTTGTGAACTTTGATGAGGCAGTCAATATGTACAAGTTGGCGAATGGTATTTCGCGTGAACGTAATTATGAACGTGTCTTAAATATATATAATGAATGTAAATCAGATATAGCTCGTGGTTTATTTGTAAACTTTGGTGCAACGCGTAAAACGGTTTACGACCAGCGACGTGGAATGGCGAGTTACGGGGCTCTTCAAGGAAGACTAGGCTTAGAGGAAAGTTTGGATTCAGAGTATGTGAATACAGACCGCACTGCTTTAGCATTAAAACCTTTAACAAATGAGGAGATTTATACTTTACTAGCCAACTTATTGAATGTTTATCAAGTGAATTACGGGATTGACATTGATTTTTCAGAAGAGGCTATTATCCGTTATATGGAAGCTCAATTGAATCGTCCCGGAGCAGCAGAGTTTTTAACACCTAGAGCGGTGATTAAAGACTTTATCGAGCTTTTAGCCATTATGCGTCAAAACCCAGGTGTCAGTGCAGAAATGGCACTCAATAATAAGTTTGGCGAAATCGCCACGCCGGTTGAAAAAGATGAAGATGACGATGATGATTTGATCGAGGTTATTTAA
- a CDS encoding NAD(P)H-dependent oxidoreductase, whose product MKLAIVLGSTREGRKSPLVGEAIMKHSSDYPDIEFDLIDIQDYDLPLFKKNFSSYGGSEPEYDRLNALHQRLSDADGYIFVVSEYNHGISASLKNVFEYYYTEFNNKAAGLVSYGLDGGVRAAEHVRLIAAELRMPTVRAHVTMNIFTEFTKEGFNPQEFNTKRLHTLIGEVKEWSDALSVLRNK is encoded by the coding sequence ATGAAATTAGCCATTGTACTTGGAAGCACGCGTGAAGGTCGTAAATCACCTCTTGTGGGAGAAGCCATCATGAAGCATAGCAGCGATTATCCAGATATCGAATTCGACTTGATCGATATCCAAGATTACGACTTACCTCTATTCAAAAAGAATTTCTCTAGTTACGGTGGATCCGAGCCTGAATATGACCGTTTAAACGCATTACACCAGCGCTTATCGGACGCAGACGGCTACATCTTTGTCGTATCAGAATATAACCATGGTATTTCAGCCTCACTGAAAAATGTTTTTGAATATTACTACACAGAATTTAATAATAAAGCAGCCGGTCTCGTATCATATGGTTTAGATGGCGGTGTTCGAGCAGCGGAGCACGTTCGATTAATCGCGGCTGAACTACGTATGCCAACGGTTCGCGCACATGTCACAATGAATATCTTCACCGAATTCACGAAAGAGGGTTTCAACCCACAAGAATTCAATACAAAACGTCTTCACACTTTAATTGGCGAAGTCAAAGAGTGGAGCGATGCCCTGTCAGTTTTACGTAACAAATAA
- a CDS encoding 2-pyrone-4,6-dicarboxylate hydrolase: MQKIFDSHFHIIDPKFKLIENNGFVPDYYTVYDYKKELEELGLVAVGGAVVSGSFQGYEQDYFDDALQQLGNQFVGITQLPLDTTDNELKRLNDIGIRGIRFNLYRGLNQSLKDIKELSLRCFKLYGWKTEFYVDLAAISSELKALILELPAASIDHLGMTRVSEEALFEFIQQGVPIRLTGFGRVEYSRDEVKGLIRSLYDANPRGLIFGTDLPSTRAEYRFSKDDIQLIQDVLTEEECERVFWQNGVDWYLGGQ; the protein is encoded by the coding sequence ATGCAGAAAATATTTGATAGTCACTTTCATATTATTGATCCTAAGTTTAAGCTGATTGAAAATAATGGGTTTGTACCTGATTATTATACTGTCTATGATTATAAGAAGGAATTAGAAGAGTTAGGGCTTGTTGCTGTTGGTGGGGCGGTTGTTTCGGGGTCGTTTCAAGGGTATGAACAGGATTACTTTGATGATGCATTACAGCAGTTAGGTAATCAATTTGTTGGGATTACTCAGTTGCCACTTGATACAACAGATAATGAATTGAAACGATTGAATGATATTGGTATTCGTGGGATTCGCTTTAACTTGTACCGAGGACTGAATCAATCGTTGAAAGATATTAAAGAATTGTCTCTTCGCTGCTTCAAATTATATGGCTGGAAGACGGAGTTTTACGTGGATTTGGCGGCAATTTCAAGTGAGTTAAAGGCACTGATATTGGAGTTACCAGCGGCGTCGATTGACCACCTTGGAATGACTCGGGTGTCTGAAGAAGCGTTATTTGAATTTATTCAACAAGGTGTACCTATTCGATTAACAGGTTTTGGTCGTGTTGAGTATAGTCGAGATGAAGTGAAAGGCTTGATTCGTTCTTTATATGACGCTAACCCTAGGGGGTTAATATTTGGAACTGACTTGCCATCGACACGAGCAGAGTATCGATTTTCAAAAGATGATATTCAACTGATTCAAGACGTTCTGACTGAGGAAGAGTGTGAGCGAGTATTTTGGCAGAATGGTGTTGATTGGTATTTGGGTGGGCAGTAG
- a CDS encoding iron-containing alcohol dehydrogenase family protein: MTLTVNLPNFTIGENAYDEIATYCTPFGNKVAIIGGKKALKASQDRILDAITSTDLEVVDTVWYGENANLSNIDRIASIESVQEADMLFAVGGGRAIDAVKSAGYKLDKPVFSFPTIASTCAPTSAVCVLYEDNGEMHGVQLIPQPPVHSFADSVVIAEAPTEYLWAGIGDAITKEIESTFSARGRDLSFENDLGVKIVQGCNERLIANGKAAMDAAHEHKASPAIDKVLQEIIGTTALTSVLVDNDYNSNLAHALYYGATATESGETHLHGEWTCYGALVLLTMDKQYEERDTLFEFMKSINLSTNLEQLELTTEEDFNKMLDKCMTMDDITVSPYEITREMVISAIQEVEELNK, translated from the coding sequence ATGACTTTAACTGTTAACTTACCTAATTTTACAATCGGCGAAAATGCCTACGACGAAATCGCAACTTACTGTACGCCTTTTGGAAATAAAGTAGCAATTATCGGTGGTAAAAAAGCTTTGAAAGCAAGTCAAGACCGAATCTTAGATGCTATTACATCAACCGATCTAGAAGTTGTAGATACTGTTTGGTACGGCGAAAATGCAAACTTATCGAATATTGATCGCATCGCTAGCATTGAGTCAGTTCAAGAAGCGGATATGTTGTTCGCAGTCGGCGGCGGGCGGGCAATTGACGCTGTAAAATCAGCGGGATATAAGTTAGATAAGCCCGTTTTCTCTTTCCCAACGATTGCTTCAACGTGTGCCCCAACTTCAGCAGTCTGTGTCTTATATGAAGATAACGGCGAGATGCACGGCGTGCAGCTAATTCCACAGCCACCTGTGCATTCTTTTGCGGATAGCGTAGTCATTGCGGAAGCTCCAACAGAATACTTATGGGCCGGAATTGGCGATGCGATTACAAAAGAAATCGAATCAACTTTCTCAGCACGAGGACGTGATTTGTCATTCGAAAATGACTTAGGGGTTAAGATTGTTCAAGGCTGTAACGAACGCTTAATCGCAAACGGAAAAGCAGCTATGGATGCGGCGCATGAGCATAAAGCGAGTCCAGCTATCGATAAAGTCCTACAAGAAATTATCGGGACAACGGCCCTAACTTCAGTGTTAGTAGATAATGACTACAACTCGAACTTAGCCCACGCTCTTTACTACGGCGCGACCGCAACTGAATCAGGCGAAACTCACTTGCACGGCGAGTGGACATGTTACGGTGCCCTCGTTCTTTTAACAATGGACAAGCAATACGAAGAACGCGATACGCTATTCGAATTTATGAAGAGCATTAACTTATCAACCAACTTAGAGCAGCTTGAATTAACAACCGAAGAAGACTTCAATAAAATGTTAGACAAATGCATGACAATGGATGACATCACTGTATCTCCCTACGAAATCACACGCGAGATGGTAATTAGTGCGATCCAAGAAGTAGAAGAATTGAATAAATAA
- a CDS encoding DEAD/DEAH box helicase encodes MQKKAIMFAQQSENNFVIAAPTASGKTEAAFLPAMNSIQDFDSGVRILYISPLIALINDQFKRLMSLCSDMDITVTSWHGEASSTKKKKLLKQPNGVMLITPESIEAMLVGRPHEARVLFAQTDWIIIDEIHSFLGENRGIQLMSLLNRLNQYTERDPRCIGLSATLNQEDYISLKSFFQNGRDTSIIVDRGTNQKEHQVYYYPKAQGEPYSFRQEMDVIYQASLNESMLVFPNSRNKVERIGSTLNQRAETDTQNFTSYFVHHASLPKETRLFAEQFAKESRGRKFTITCTSTLELGIDIGSVDSVVQYGAPPNVSTLSQRIGRSGRRTGVNKLRFIANDPWSLLQGLATIELLEEGQLDNTPAVNKPYDVLAHQIISILIEHNGLIRSNLLTELRRGHIWANVTDEEINQLIDSMLQEEYLELLDNFELIAGHEAQPLLRMAEFYTQFFTEPELRVYHQLQHLGTIALEPGLRPGDNILLSGNVWRILGIEFDQKQVHVMPAKVGDAYFESRGRQDVSNIVRERMQEILYRDDQSHYKPEVRAALNQLADKIVRRDGFYYQLTDQGDPWLVTFLGSKANRTLAYMIELYTGQRVRVNDSSTYLMGKDLDLTIQEIRDMLVTYQQFYDFFEREDILLLSETAHLKYQNLVPRSLMIDYVIENQLDLLTVFDYLSST; translated from the coding sequence ATGCAGAAGAAGGCGATTATGTTTGCCCAACAAAGTGAGAATAATTTTGTGATCGCAGCGCCAACTGCGTCGGGTAAAACGGAGGCTGCATTTCTTCCGGCTATGAATAGTATTCAAGATTTTGATAGCGGTGTGCGGATTTTGTATATTTCGCCACTGATTGCTTTGATTAATGACCAGTTCAAGCGGTTAATGTCTTTATGTAGTGATATGGATATTACTGTGACAAGCTGGCATGGGGAAGCGAGTTCGACAAAGAAAAAGAAATTGCTTAAACAACCTAATGGTGTGATGTTGATTACGCCGGAATCGATTGAAGCGATGTTAGTCGGGCGTCCTCACGAGGCGCGCGTTTTATTTGCGCAGACAGATTGGATTATTATCGATGAGATCCATAGTTTTCTAGGGGAGAACCGAGGTATTCAATTGATGTCACTATTAAACCGACTCAATCAATATACTGAACGCGACCCGCGGTGTATTGGGCTTTCAGCGACATTGAATCAAGAAGACTATATCTCTTTGAAAAGCTTCTTTCAAAATGGACGGGACACGAGTATTATCGTTGACCGAGGCACCAATCAGAAGGAACATCAGGTTTACTACTATCCTAAAGCACAAGGTGAGCCCTATTCATTTAGACAAGAGATGGACGTGATTTACCAGGCTTCGTTGAATGAATCGATGTTAGTCTTTCCTAATAGTCGTAACAAAGTCGAGCGAATTGGTTCTACCTTGAATCAACGAGCTGAGACTGATACGCAAAATTTTACATCGTATTTCGTTCACCATGCCTCTTTACCTAAGGAAACTCGCTTGTTTGCGGAGCAATTTGCGAAGGAAAGTCGGGGGCGAAAATTTACCATTACGTGTACGTCGACATTGGAATTAGGTATTGATATTGGATCCGTTGACAGTGTGGTTCAATACGGTGCTCCGCCGAATGTGTCGACGTTGTCTCAACGGATTGGGCGTAGTGGTCGCCGGACCGGTGTCAATAAACTGCGCTTTATTGCCAATGACCCGTGGAGTCTCTTGCAAGGTTTAGCGACGATTGAACTGTTAGAAGAAGGCCAGTTGGATAATACACCTGCCGTCAACAAACCATATGACGTTTTGGCGCATCAAATTATTTCGATTTTAATTGAACATAATGGCTTAATCCGCTCTAACTTATTAACAGAGCTTCGTCGAGGGCATATATGGGCAAATGTAACAGATGAAGAAATTAATCAATTAATCGATAGTATGCTTCAAGAAGAATACCTCGAATTACTCGACAATTTTGAGCTGATTGCCGGTCACGAAGCTCAACCGCTTCTTCGCATGGCTGAGTTTTATACTCAGTTTTTTACTGAGCCGGAATTAAGGGTGTACCATCAACTCCAACATTTAGGGACGATTGCTTTAGAACCGGGACTAAGGCCGGGAGATAACATTCTATTGAGCGGGAACGTTTGGCGAATTTTAGGCATTGAGTTTGATCAAAAACAAGTCCATGTGATGCCAGCCAAAGTTGGGGATGCGTATTTTGAATCCCGTGGGCGTCAAGATGTATCGAATATTGTACGTGAGCGGATGCAAGAAATACTGTACCGGGATGATCAGTCTCATTACAAGCCAGAAGTTCGTGCTGCTTTAAACCAATTAGCAGATAAGATTGTTCGACGAGACGGCTTTTATTATCAGTTAACGGATCAAGGTGATCCGTGGTTAGTGACGTTTCTAGGATCTAAAGCGAACCGTACTTTAGCTTATATGATTGAATTATATACCGGGCAACGAGTGCGTGTAAACGACAGTTCGACTTACCTGATGGGGAAAGATTTGGATTTAACTATCCAAGAAATTAGAGATATGCTTGTGACTTACCAGCAGTTTTATGATTTCTTTGAGCGTGAAGATATTTTACTGTTGAGTGAAACCGCGCATCTCAAATACCAAAACCTTGTTCCGCGGTCATTAATGATTGATTATGTTATTGAAAATCAACTGGACTTATTGACAGTTTTTGATTATCTTAGTA
- a CDS encoding ABC transporter substrate-binding protein/permease — protein sequence MVIIDKIKKWFLATILIVTAVMGGLSFGMPAVHAQDEGETYVIATDATFAPFSFVDVDGELAGIDIDVFKAAMEVEGLNYEFMPMSFSAALQALETKQVDGMIAGMAITPARQETFDFSAPYYISGNSFAVRPDSDVETYEDLEGRNVAVKTGTTGFAIAEDMADEYGFDITIFEDSANMYEDVMVGNADAAIEIFAVMAHSINTGQVDLKFIGEELSPSEMGFAVHKDLNGELLDAFNRGLVTIQENGTYDEIIESYLGEEAQQEQASEGFLAQLQQNAPALMRGLWTTIVVSVLSIVFATVIGVILGLMRVSHSKLLKGLAIFYIDVMRGMPMIVFVFFVYFGVAQWMNINFTPGTAGVLALSINTAAYVAEIVRGGIQAVDTGQSEASRSLGLDYSQTMRRIVLPQAIRIMTPSFINQFIMTLKNTSILSVIGLVELTQTGRIIISRTYQSGNMWLIVGLIYIVIITILTYISHYVDRRLNSGQ from the coding sequence ATGGTGATTATAGATAAAATTAAAAAGTGGTTTTTAGCGACAATACTGATTGTAACAGCTGTTATGGGTGGTTTAAGTTTCGGGATGCCGGCGGTGCATGCTCAAGATGAGGGTGAGACTTATGTTATCGCAACAGATGCGACATTCGCACCTTTCTCGTTTGTTGATGTAGATGGGGAATTGGCCGGAATTGATATTGATGTGTTTAAAGCGGCGATGGAAGTAGAAGGGCTGAACTATGAGTTTATGCCAATGTCATTTAGTGCAGCGCTTCAAGCTTTAGAGACTAAACAAGTGGATGGGATGATTGCAGGGATGGCCATTACGCCAGCTCGTCAAGAGACCTTTGATTTCTCAGCGCCGTATTATATTAGTGGGAATAGTTTTGCGGTACGTCCTGATAGTGATGTTGAAACTTATGAGGATTTAGAAGGCCGTAATGTTGCTGTCAAGACAGGTACGACTGGTTTTGCGATTGCTGAGGATATGGCTGATGAGTACGGGTTCGATATTACAATTTTTGAGGATTCGGCTAATATGTATGAAGATGTTATGGTTGGAAATGCCGATGCTGCGATTGAAATCTTCGCTGTCATGGCTCACTCAATCAATACGGGGCAAGTTGATTTGAAATTCATAGGAGAAGAATTGTCACCAAGTGAGATGGGCTTTGCGGTTCATAAGGATTTGAATGGTGAATTATTAGATGCATTTAACCGAGGTCTTGTAACGATCCAAGAAAACGGAACGTATGATGAGATTATTGAAAGTTATTTAGGTGAGGAAGCGCAACAAGAACAGGCTTCAGAAGGCTTCTTAGCTCAGCTACAACAAAATGCACCAGCTTTAATGAGAGGTTTATGGACGACGATTGTTGTATCTGTTCTATCTATTGTCTTCGCAACGGTGATTGGTGTGATTTTAGGACTGATGCGTGTATCTCATAGTAAGCTATTGAAAGGTTTAGCTATCTTCTATATTGATGTCATGCGTGGAATGCCGATGATTGTGTTTGTATTCTTTGTTTACTTTGGAGTGGCTCAATGGATGAATATTAACTTTACGCCTGGAACGGCGGGGGTACTTGCTTTAAGTATTAACACAGCAGCTTATGTGGCAGAAATTGTTCGTGGTGGTATTCAAGCTGTGGATACAGGGCAGAGTGAGGCGAGTCGAAGTTTAGGGTTAGATTACTCACAAACGATGAGGAGAATTGTCTTACCACAAGCGATCCGAATTATGACACCGTCGTTTATTAATCAGTTTATTATGACGTTAAAAAATACGTCGATTCTGTCGGTGATTGGTTTAGTGGAACTGACGCAAACAGGTCGTATTATTATTTCTCGTACTTACCAATCGGGTAATATGTGGTTAATCGTGGGGTTAATCTACATTGTCATTATTACGATCCTGACGTATATCTCACATTACGTTGATAGACGTTTGAACTCAGGTCAATAG
- a CDS encoding SLC13 family permease encodes MESVLILIGIILAVYLGNKFAVNTGILALGFAYLIGAFVVGMSPSDLLGIFPTKLFMVIFGLSMFFNFAVVNGTLDKLAKLLLYYARNFTKYLPILIYLISALVSGLGAGFFATVAVMTTIAMAISNEAGLNRLLAAISISLGALSGANFMVSSHGVIFSSLLSETALVGDSQLITHNIFWVTFLYPFFVLLFLIFMSSRSNQAETIQAVFKKPEAFTPKQKLNLLLIGLFMAIILFVPILSRVFSGNTVLEFVNSRIDISFLAIVFAIVGYLTHLAEDSKAVTANVPWNTIWLVTGMSMLISVAAEAGTIELLASAIAQMPDAIIPIAITIIAGIMSMFSSTIGVVAPLMFPMVAEISGASGHSATLLIIAVIVGAQSTAISPFSSGGSLALGNSMLVGEEQDQFFKDLLFKATPLGLICSTLTIIILMFFI; translated from the coding sequence ATGGAATCTGTTTTAATTTTGATAGGGATTATTCTAGCAGTATATTTAGGGAATAAATTTGCGGTAAACACAGGAATACTCGCTTTAGGTTTTGCTTATCTGATTGGGGCGTTTGTAGTAGGAATGTCGCCTAGCGATTTATTAGGAATTTTCCCAACGAAGTTATTCATGGTTATTTTTGGGTTGTCTATGTTCTTTAATTTCGCAGTCGTGAATGGAACTTTAGATAAGTTAGCCAAGCTCCTTTTATATTATGCACGTAACTTTACGAAATACTTACCGATTTTGATTTATTTAATCTCGGCTTTAGTATCTGGATTAGGGGCGGGCTTCTTTGCAACGGTTGCGGTTATGACAACCATTGCGATGGCGATATCCAATGAAGCAGGCTTGAATAGATTATTAGCTGCGATATCCATTTCACTTGGTGCTTTGAGTGGGGCAAACTTTATGGTTAGCTCTCATGGTGTTATATTTAGTTCATTATTAAGTGAAACAGCTCTAGTTGGCGATTCACAACTGATTACACACAACATCTTCTGGGTAACGTTCCTTTATCCTTTTTTTGTTTTATTATTCTTAATCTTTATGTCTTCCAGAAGCAACCAAGCAGAAACAATTCAAGCAGTGTTTAAAAAACCAGAAGCTTTTACGCCTAAACAAAAACTAAACCTTCTATTGATTGGGTTATTCATGGCAATTATCTTATTTGTACCGATTCTTTCGAGAGTCTTTTCTGGAAATACTGTATTAGAATTTGTGAATTCAAGAATTGATATTAGTTTCTTAGCGATTGTCTTTGCGATTGTCGGATATTTGACTCATTTAGCTGAGGATTCAAAAGCAGTTACAGCGAATGTGCCTTGGAATACGATATGGTTGGTAACGGGGATGAGTATGTTAATTTCGGTTGCGGCTGAAGCGGGGACGATTGAATTATTAGCCTCAGCGATTGCTCAAATGCCAGATGCTATTATACCAATTGCGATTACAATTATTGCTGGAATCATGTCGATGTTCAGTAGTACGATCGGTGTTGTTGCGCCATTGATGTTCCCGATGGTGGCAGAAATATCTGGAGCATCTGGGCATAGTGCAACGTTGTTAATTATTGCGGTGATTGTCGGTGCACAATCAACTGCCATCTCACCCTTCTCAAGTGGAGGCAGCTTAGCATTAGGCAATAGTATGTTGGTTGGGGAAGAGCAGGATCAATTTTTCAAAGATCTGTTATTTAAAGCAACGCCTTTAGGGCTGATCTGTTCGACGTTGACGATTATTATCTTGATGTTCTTTATATAA